TGTTAGTGAATCCTGggattatttttccattttcacccATTTTTCTATGTAGTGCAAAAGCAGCTTGTTTGCATGTATTATGCTTAGAAATCAGACCATTAGTGGCCTTGCTGTGGTTCTGTATCAGGTGTATGGCGAATCTTAAACTCTGaactttttttaatatctatttTAAGATGgtaaacataaaaatataaacctgttgattatatatatatatattttttattattaaagcAAAGTTTTCCTAGCATGAAAGAAGAGAATGGTTATAATCCATATAACACAGCTGAAAAAGATGGTGACTTGTTCTGTTTCTCACACCAGAGCAGATTCAAACATATATTTGATTATCcatatataaatttataaattttcAGAATGATAATTTCCTAAAAGCGTATTGTTCCTGCCACAATTAATGTTCCATTTTTTTGCCGTCAGAGGTTCATTATGACCTGGGTTtggtggggggttttttgggttcatttttttttttttgggtgagGATTCCTGAAGTGATATTTCCTTCTTCAAATCTAATGCAATTATTTCTCATGTTCATGGAAATTAACAACATATGGTAAAGGGAGCAAGATAATTACATTAAAATACTAAATACCTAtatcattttaaaaacaagctgAAATGGGGCATCAAAGTTCTCCCAAAAAATACTTGATGATACAGTTGTATTCAACTGCCCAGTCTTTCAAAAATTTGAAATGCCTGATTTTGGGAAACTTCTCATCTGTGAGCATGGAAGAGGtgctctgctccttccaggTGGAAGAACAGTCTGGCTCTTGTTTATCCATTAAATAAGCATGTATAGAGATTTTAAAATCTGTGACTTAATTTCGTTTTACACTGTGGTTGAAGCAAGAGAAACAGatacaaacagaaaacaaggcGTAAGATTGAAGCTACTTCTTAACTGATactatattaattttaaaaattgaaaaataaacatactgctttttttactgaaaggaagaaaacctcAGCCCTCATTTGCATACTCATGTGGCAAATGGGTGCCTGAATTGCCCTGCAGGTTTTGAGACTGACAGTTAAGGTCTGAGGCTTATTTAATATGCTTTTACATTCCACTAGCACTATAAATAGGGATATACTAGAATGCTGTTTTTAAATTTGAGGTGGGTGTTATTCCCCATAACTAGTTTTGTACGACAGTGTGCAAGGTAAGTTCTGGGTGGAATACCCAGTGATCTTGGAAAGAAGGAGAAGTATCCCTATTTCTAGCCTGTCCAACATGCTCTCCTAGTCCTTGTTGCATATTGTTTACAAATCTTTATTGAATAGTTAGCTCCACTTTCTCTGCAAATCCACTACCTTCAACTTCCAGGGTTTAATATAAGTTTCTCTGATTTGATTAAGCCTGCTGTTGCAGAAGATACTTTGTATTTCAACAATTGTCATTCCAACCACCCTGCTTGTGGAAAAATGAAGGGTATCAGAACGTCATGAAGGAAAGGGTTAAGGATGCTCCATTGGGGTGTTTAAAAATGGACAAACAAAAACCGCCCTGCACTCAATCTCCTCTGCCTTAGTCGTCTGGTGCCACAACTATGTAAGCACATGAGAACCTTCATGGGCTTGATTAATCTAATTGAAGACCCAAGTAATCCAGGGAAGCCTGCAGATACTTCTCACGTGACTGTGACCTTCAATGAAGTGTCATTTGCACTGTGTTGGGGTTCACAGCTGACCACACCACTCCCCCATGGGGGCATTTCTGCAGTGGAAAATGCATGATTGTATCACTTGGCTGCGTGGCGTGTCTGAAGTCCTCTCTGACCCCAAGCCAGTATTTCTTGTACTGCTCTGTTGCTGTTTTAGTTTCCATGAAAAAAGGGAGAATGTACCCAAATCAGAATTTGTGTGTTGCAGTCAGATGCAAGACTTTTGCAGTCTTGAGGGACTGTTTCTGTTGACCACGAAGAGACCAGAAACAGTCTTTGGCATGACCTAGGCAGTGCTTGGAGACAGAGGTCTGTGGGGCCATCATCTTGGTCCTGACTGGCTCCTAGGTGGCCATGGCTGTGGAGGAAGGCTGTCCATCTTCTAAGTAATACTGTTTAAAGTTACTAGTCACCTAAAATAAACTTCCCCCCCTCCTCCCAGTTCCTGGTAACTTCCATTTGAAAATACTTCCATGGCTGaatgaaacaaaaaggaaaaattggtTGCTATCTGTCACACTCAGAAAAGCCTCTAAATGCTCAGCTGCCATCCTGAGCATGGGATAGCTAGACACTGCTTTTGGTTTAAGATCCTAAATATAACAATTGCTATTCAAGCCATATTTCAGAGTATGCTTAGTTTTCAAGTACCTTTTGTACCTCTTCATTGTCTCCCTCAAAATTTGCCGCTGCCCAAAATTAATGCAAGTAGAAGTTGAATTCTGGTAATGCAGATTGGACTAAGAAGTTAGTCTGTATTGACAGCTGatgcttttattttcatatataGTATGTGAATTaagtttttgtttctctgtgatAAGCATGCATGCTCTTGTTTCCATAAATCTGAAAGCTTCCAGTACATTAAAAAGACCTGAGGAAATGCAGCTGGATAACCTACTTTGAAATTTTGGCTTTAATAGTTTCAGTAGCTTTACCACTTAAAACCACTTTACTGTTAGAGGTAAACtttatatttttgaaagtaATGTTAAAGCAGATTGAACAATAGTTTTGACTATTACTGACTCAGCTCACTTCTGGATTAACTGTGTTGAACCAAGTTTGTGTATTATTTTTGTAGGCTTCAGTTTGTTATTTGCATTTCATATTGTCTTCGTGGTATTAGTTAGCCAATATATTTGGGTGTGTCAGGTTTTTCCTGCTGAAActaccaaaataattttctgtaaaatcaCCTTTGGAACTCCCTCTGGTTTAGCAAACAATTCAGTGAAGTAGCCAGTTGTCAtgactgggctgtgctgcttggGCTGTAAGCAGTCCTGATGAGGAGCCAGAGGAAGGCAGGGGTCCCAAAGCTGCTCTGGGGCAGGCATTGCTGAACCTCTGTGGGAACCCTTCAGTGTTCTCTAAACTCATTTCAACTAAAGGGTGGCTTTGGTTGTTCTGGAGATCTCTTCCCTTGGAAGGCCAGTTTGCTTTCTGCTGGGTGTCACAGTACTGGCTTTATAAAGGCACTCTGTTGTTGTATAGACATTTGGAAAAGGCAGCTCACTTCCTGGAAGAGTCAGCGTCCcacggagcagcctgggcttgTGCAGGGCAACAGGGCAGTGTGAGCCCAGTCCCGTGAGCAGCCTGGGTGGgtgtggggcagagctgcacTGGCTGCCCAGCCTCCGGGTGCCTCAAGGCAGgggtgctcccagcacaggccgtGCCAGttgggcagctgcagctggccacAGGTAAGGCTGTCCCTTGGTtgtggggcagggaagggcccAAAAGAGCAGGCAGCAATCTGTTCTCCTGCTGTTGAGATTTTCGTACAGACATTGGACTTTGTATGCTGGCTTTCTGAGCCCTGGTGGCTCTGGTGCAGCCCATGATCCTGGAGCCAGCATCCCCACTCCTGCCCTcagcaggtgacagcagagCTAAAACCTTCACAAGCCCCCTTTACTCTGCTACAATGATCAGGCATTGATGATAATTTTTCACTTCAAATTGATCCAAACAGTCTTTGAGTCTTGACTGAGTCATTTGTGCAGAAGTTCAAAATATGAGATCCCTTGGTGAATCCTACGGCCATTCCCAGTTAAAAtacagcttagcatctcccCAGCTGTGGAGGATGTAGGGACTGGATGCACACAGGAGGACTAAGTCACGCTTGCTCTGTTACCCAGTGAGCTGTTGCCTTAATTTCCGTCTGACGGCGCTTTGTACAGGGCATTGCAGGGAGTTGAACAAGTATGGAAGGCCAGCTGTTCAGGAGGTGAGACAGAAAGAAGCTGCAGCTCATTTACACtgagaaagcagagctggagcttcCCTTTCAGGTGGTAAGTGACCAATCAATCtgattataattttattttttgtattatGAAAACTCTATGCAACAAGCCTCTACTATTAGAGACTGCTGTCACCACAAGTGCTGGCAGCAAAACCTGATGATGGGAATGAATGAACAGAGCCAAGGACTAAGCAAGAGGAGTTGCGTTTCTAGTATAAACACCTATAGGAGGTTTAAGTAAAAAACCCATAAAGCTGGCTCAGAGCTGGTATCCTTTTTCAGAACCCCTTTGATAATCAGGGCAGGCTGCTGTGAAGCAGCTGGCTGGAGAGGAGTGTGGTAGTGCACTTGTGCAAGCAAGGACAATATTTACATCCATCTATATTCATGGCACAGCGTAGACTCTTAATAGCCTTCCTGCCAAACCTTGCTTAATAGTCCATTTGGAGAACCTGTGGATCAGCTTCATTTATAAAAGTTTGACGTTGCAGTCTGCAGTGGGAAAGAGATTGAAAAAGGAAAGTGCTATTTCCCGAACTTTGTGTTTCTGTGCCTTCTTGTCTGCTGTGTCATCAAGTTCAGCTATCAGCTCTCAGGCTCACATCTTGTTCTACCTAATTGCCTGTGATAAAGATGATAGAATAGAACTCTAAGTATTGCTTATGGTACTTTGGCACCAAAGAGTTTGTGTTGCCACAGTGGGTAATGCTGGGCAATAACCAAACTTTATTTGCccaataaatatatttttttgaaTCAGTGGCCTTTCTTGCAAAACTGCTTGGAAGAAAGCACTTAGTGTGAGCCTTCAAAGGTCAATACCTTCCTGTTCAAAGCAATTCCTGTGTGTGATAGCTGTCATCTTGCTTGTCTgttatccctgtccctgctgtgcagatgctggtTTTGGGGCTAGCCAGAACACTTtaccctgcaccccaaaaatgttaaaatttgaCCAATTCCCATTATGTCCCTTCTTAATTAATAAGGTAAAAATAGAAGCTGCCTTCTCACTTGtagatatttaatttctttaatttcagaTTAGTTTCCTCCTCTACTCATGGAGACCTTGCAGACTTTGATGCCTTGGGGGTACTAAACAGGACTTTACCCAAGATCTCCAGGATTTAACCAAGCCAGTGGTGAGATGTTGCCTTAGAGGGGGGCCACAGTGCACCCAAAGGACCCCACCCACCCTCTTCTACATATTGTACATTGCATGATGGTACCCAGTATTAATCCGGACTAGCCCTCCGCCCAGCAAATCTCCGGGGTCAGATAATCCCGTTGCAATCTGTCCTTTTCCACCCCCGGAGGGCCCTGAATTAGGTCAGACAGGattaaatttgcattttatttatctttttttttttccccgtgCTGTTACACGCGCAGTCAGCCTCGGAggaggcggggagggaggcGGGGAGCGCGGTGGCTTTAGCCGATGGCAGCGGCTGATGCCCGGCGGCGGATGCCAGCGGCAGCCGGGCCATGGCGAGGAGCCGGGCGGCGTACGAGTACACGGAGGCGGAGGACAAGAGCATGCGGCTGGGTTTCCTGCTCATCGCCGCCGGCTTGCTCTCCCTCCTGggtctgggctgctgctggcttcgCCCGGCGCTGCaggagcggggcggcggcggctccgccaACTGCACGGTGCTGGCGGTGCGGCAGCTGGGCGAGCGCTTCGCCTGCACCTTCTCCTGCGGGGCCGCCTGCCGCGGCACCGCCCGCTACCCCTGCCTCCAGGTGCTGGTCCGCACCTCCCGCTCCTCCGCGCCCGCCCTGCTCCATGAGGACGAGCGGCAGCTGCGCACCAACCCCAAGGTGAGAGCCGCGCACTCCCCCTCTCCCAAACGCGGGCGGCGGTCTGCGCCCTGTCACCGCTCCCGGCGCCCGCCCTCTGTTCGGTGCGGGGATTTCTCTTTGGGGAGGTCAGCGGTAAGTGAAGTGGGGGAGCATCCGTCCGAAATGCCGCTCTGCTTGTTGCTGAGCTAAAAGTAGTGTATCTCTATAGTGTGTATCTATAAACACTGTGCATCTATATTAATGTGTTGTGGTTATATCGATATCATCTCAGGGAAGGTTTAGGCTCGGTactaggaaaaggttcttcacccagacggtggctgggcactggaacaggctcccagggaagtggtcccatagctgacagagttcaagaagcgtTCGCTCTcaagcacatggtgtgactcctggggctgtcctgtgcagggcaagGAAATGTTCTTGAGGATCCCAGTGGGTGCCTTCCAATTCGGGATGTTTTATGTTTCTATATAGCATAGTATAACAGGCTGTGTATAATGTATACTATACTATATAGTGTATTACCCTGTACATCACACTATACTTAGTATGACACTAGCACACACAGATACAGACACACAGACGCACTCTCGCACTTCGCGTCCGTCCGTCCCGCAGCCCTTGGCGGCAGCGCAGGGGCAGCAGCGGCGGCTCCTCCGCGTTCCCCGGCCCGCCGGAGCCGCGGGACGCCGGTGGGGAGAGTGGAGAAGCTGCTGGTGCCGGcgggagctggctgtgctgcccaccGGAGGTGCGGGCACGGCAGTGCCGCTCCCCAGAGAGCACGGAGACGTGTTCGTGGAGCCGCGGGGCGAGGGCTGCACCTAAACAAAAGTTTCCCCCGTGCTGTTTGGATTCTTAAACTCCTCCGTCACCCGCACGAAAAAGGACCAAATGAAGAATTTGTGAAAGTTTCATCTTCCAGCAAACTGGGGAAGTCTGAAGGTAAGGTATGACTtgtgctttctctttctttaaagGCAGTTAttctgccttcttttttttttttcttttttttttttcttttttttttttttttaatgctgggTGAATGTGACAGCACACACCTGAGTGGAGGAGATCTTATTAAGtagtttgaaaaagaaaaaaaacatatgTTGGAATCCTCCTACTCCTGAAAGAACTTGAAATTAGGAGTGTACTGGAGAAGGAAATTTCAGCTCTTTGACTGAGATGTGGATGCACCACAGTGCCAAGGGCCATGCTCAGCACGATGCAGGGGTCTGTTTGCAGGGGCTGGGAAGCGTGCTTGGCTGTCCAGCTGGGATGTGCAGCCTCACCTCTCCTCTAGTCATACTTGTGCTGGTGTGCTCCATCCCTTGGAAGGCAGGTTAAGTTTCACACTCAGGGTTTGAGGGTTGGTTTTGTCCCCCTTGGCAGCTGGGAAGGGTGGTCAGGGTAAAAACCAGCAGAGTAAGTAGCAGGATGGTAAATCTGACAGGATTTGGATTAAATTGTTGGCACCGCTCAGAAGTGATGAGTGATTGAAGCTGCAGTGCTGGATGGAGCCTGATCACAAAGCAGATGAAATGCTGGCCTGGGAGGGAGCTTTACAATCTtttcctgggggtgctgctgccaggctcccTGTGCAGAGGGCTGTGGTGGCAGAGGTGTGCCAGGAgtgccctggctgtcccagctgcaggactTCCCTAAACATCTCTCCACTTTcaggtgggcagggaggggttggtaaaatgcaggagaaaagcCACCCTTTGGCTGGGGGGTGAAGGTGACGTGGCTCTGCAGAGGGTGCAGCGTGGCTGTCCCCGAGCACGGCCCCACGGCTCtgttgtggccatctccagcaaggatgggagctggcagatggAAAGTGGGAGATGGGAGGTGGGTGCTGAATGCctgggctcagcagctctggcagaaCCCACAgttcagcagcagctttcagaCTGGACCGTGACCACAATGCCTTTCTGAGTAGCCCAAGAATTCTGTTCTGTTTTTACTTCTTGAGCTtattttctctgcctttctgGAAGTGTGGTGGGAAGAGAAGGATTGCACCTGCCCAGGGACTGAGGTGCAATTGCAGGGAGGCACTCCGAGCTTCAGAAGAAATGCCTGTAAATGTCACTcagaaaactatttttatttaacaatTAATTTCATGTTAACTCTACATAAAGAAAACAGAGCTGTTAGCAGTGCGTGATACTTTCCTGCTTTTACAAATATAATCTCTTTTCTTTACcttccaccttgcatctctacATGTGGGCTGTGTACCCTAGGATATTGATTGCTGAGGATTAAATCTGATTTACCAGATGTGACCAAGCAGAAAGGATGCATTTTTTTGATGTAACTGTATTCTTTGGTAGTAATTGAATTTATCTCAGTGGAAAACtgtgtagaaaaaaaatgtgctttaatTCTTTTCCTTACTTTAAGAAGCTTatgtaaaacaaatacaaaataagaagaaaaattggTTAGGTCTCTTAAGGAAAACATACTGAAGTCTGCATCTGTTTAtttagttttccctttttttccctactttAATGTCTTTGGAGCCGGTTATACTCTCCTTTAATTTTTGATTTAAAGTCTTGCTGTCTTTGAAGGCTTTCAGGATTTTATGCTGAAATAGTTAGAGCCACAGAGTAGGAATCTGCTGGATTTAATGCTCAGGATCCCATATGTATTTATGAACAAACACTTAGGGAGCTGCTTAACCCTTCCTGTTCCCATCACATTTTTGCACTATGCTTCCTTGTGTTCATGCACTTAGACATACATACAACATGTTAATCAGTTCCAACTAGCTAGAAGGGAAGAAGAAGACCGATTTTGttttgaacattttttaaattttactttcttCTTAGGTGCCCCTCTTTGTAGGGTagcattttttccctgtaaGTCAGTAGTGTACAAAAGGCATAGTTCAGGCTCCTCACAACACACAACAATAATAAATCAGTTGGCAGCTTCActccacccaaaaatccccagtgTATTTGATTAAAAATCTTCAACTTTCTGTAGTAGAGCAGGCTGACATATAAACATGTCACTGATATGAATGTCTGCTCCagtgaggaaaaatatttttctagatgcaggaaaaagaaatttctttttcttctcttgctcTCTAAGATAATCACATCATTGTACAGCCCAGGATTCATTTTAGCTCTTAAAAGATTATATAGCTGGGTCAGAGATAATCCAGGAATGTATATAAAAAGCACTGAACACGATTACATTTGTGTTCAGTCTGAGTGatcagtggattttttttttttttgattgctgTCTCAGAAGAAGAAATTTATTGGAGTGACTGTAGCCTTTCTTCAGCTGCCTTGATAGCAATAATAATCTCTGAGATAAGGCTTAAGCAGGATTAATTCCAAAGTCAATTTGTTGCCATTCTCTCCAACCATGGGGTACCTTGGTGGTGCACACAGGGACCAGgccacagctgtgcctgggggAATGCAGGGGAGGATGTCAGCTGCTAAAACATCTGCTTTCTGGCTTTTTAGACATTTCCCTTGCTACATCTGCAGTTACGCACAGGGTTGGAAGGAGTTTCCCCCTGTTCTGCCAAAGAAACTTTTGGGGAATGACTGGTAAGACAGATGTTAGCAGCTGTGCAGCAGGACCAGGTTCTCCCATCCTTGTccccaagcagctgctgccctttgtGTGATTCCACTCTGCCACACTTCTCTGTCTAATGGCCCCACCTGACAAATGGTGTGCAGTCATCTCTTCTGTACACTTGAAAATAGAGTGGGGCTTAATTTTTTGACTCTCTTAAATGCGACCCATGGCAGAGGAGGTTTCATAACAAAATATAACTTCACCATAATTTTGTGAGAGTCTGGTGCCTCTCTCTGGTGAAGCATTCAGATCTGTGTTTGGGCTGGTACCTGTGACAGGCAGACTATGCAGATGCTGCCTAGCAACTcctctggaagcaggcccaggGGCCATGGATAAACCCCACCACCCACTTGGCCCGCCTGGGGCACCACTCCCTGCCTCGAGCCTCTGAGAGGGGTGGTGGGCTTGATCACTCCCACGGGTTGTGCTGCTGATGATCATTTGCACTGACAGATGCAGGTGCTCAGCTCCAGTTCCCTCAGGACACTCAGCTGGGAGGGGGCAATTTTTTGTACTAGTGGAGAGTCCCCCTGCTCATGGCCTGCCCCAGTGGGATGGTTGTGgcagtgcttccttccttcaCGCCAGGAAGGTAACCCAGCAGGGCATGCAGACACACAGAGTTAGGGGAAGCTCATCTATCGCTTGGTGTGCTGGGGTGACCCTCAggtgggcaggggagaggaaaTATAATGAAAggcttgtgggttgagataaggacagggagagatcactcaccctTTATCATCATGGGAAAAATGAACTTGACTCAGGGAAATTAATCTGCTTTATTGTCAATTAAATCAGAGAAGGGTACTgcataaataaaatcaaatctAAAAATGCCTTTCCCCTACTcatctttttttcctgagcttAACTTCACTCCTGATTTTCTTcacctcctccttcccaccagcacacagcacagagggacagggaatgTGGGCTGTGGTCAGTTAGTCACACATTTGCACTCCTTCCTCTTCACActctccctgctccagtgtggggtcTCTCCCACAGGCTGGAGTTCTTTAGGAAgtgctccagcatgggtcccCACAGTCCTGCCAGaaaacctgctccagcctgggctctCTCCACAGGATCCCAGGTCCTGCCCGGAccctgctgccatgtgggcttCCCTCAAAGCCACAGCCTCCCCTGGGCATCCCTTTGCTGTGGTGTGGGGTacaccaggctgcagctggaTCTCCGCTCCAGCAGGTGTTGTAGGGCTTTGCCCACCAAGCAAATGGACCATGCTGTGAGCCATAGCTCACCAGGAGCCAGGAGGATGGTCCTCCACACGTCACTTGGAAACTGAGTTTGAAATCCTGCTCCTGAATTACTTTGCTTTGTCTTCTGTTGGGCTGAATTGCTTCTATTTTGGGCCGGGATGTCTCTTCACGTTTGAAACTTTCTTGGAATTGCAGTCTATCAGGTCTGgtgttttttattaaaaatgtgacTGAATTAGGCAAGAATTGatctttgaaaaaaatgaaattcaacCTGGAACTTAAACCACAGTCAAGAGTTTGTGCATCTGTTCTTCCCCTGTGATATGAAGAATATCTGCCCTCAGAAGCACCAGGAATCTTCCCAGCACCTGCAGGGACAATGAAGTGGGAGCATCCAGCAGCAAACACACATACAAATCCTACAAAACCTTGATGTAAAGATGTATTGGCTATTCACTGACATTTTCACTGGTGTACTAGCTTGCTTTCAGTTGGCATTTGTTTATGTTTTGATGCCAGTATTTCATGCCATGTCTGGTAAAGGAAGACTACAGATTTAATGTTTCAGAAACTGCCTATTGCCAAAGtggaaattatttcacattCATCCATGAAGTCACAGCAGCAAAATTTGTGAGGATATGATTCCCTTTTATCTGCCTGCTGAATCTGCTTTGGAGGGTGATGGAGCTGGCCAAGCCGAGTGCCCTAGAAGTGTGCTTGGGAGGTTGAGTAAAGAGAGATCCACCCCCTACATGGGTCAGAAAGGGACAAAAAAAGGGACCTTGGCTTGCTGGGGACTGTGCTGGCATCCTGGGGAGGCAAACAAGCTCCAGTGCTTGTGCAGCAGCTGATAATGCTCACGCTGGGATTGCACCTTGGGTGTTTTCTGTGGCTCAGGGCCTTTGTCACACTGAGTTATGTTTCAGGGTGGCCCCTGGGATTCATATTTGGACAGGGACCATTCCTCTCTTCCAGACTGTTAATCCTCAGCAGGCAGAAGCAGTGAGGCCACAGCAATTTACGGTAAGACCCCAGGTGTCCCCTTTGTGTCTTCCACATGAAGATAAAGAGGAAGAGGTAGGAATGTATCCAGCATGCTTTCTGTCAGCTGTGAATATGTGTGCAGAGAATGGTGTGAAGATTGAGTTATGGAAAGCATTCACTGTTGTGACCAACTTCCCTGTGACCCTCCTGTAGGTACTGGCAATACTCCTGTACACTCTTGATTTGGCACAGGAAAATACAGCAGTGCAACCCAGAGAAGCTGTCTGTGGGCCCCTTTACATcttccaaaccaagacaaatcCCTGCCCTGAAAAACTCAATTCTTAATATCTTCATGTTGAGCTAACAGCATGGGGactgatgggaaaaaaaagtgaagtgcTCTGTGATGAAATGTCCTGGGAGACTGCTAAAGCTTGATACTTCTCTGTTCAGATGGACATCCTTGTGAAAAGAGACCTCTCTGGCTGTTCCCAAGCCTGAAACTCAGGATGGGGCTA
The nucleotide sequence above comes from Passer domesticus isolate bPasDom1 chromosome 5, bPasDom1.hap1, whole genome shotgun sequence. Encoded proteins:
- the KCNMB4 gene encoding calcium-activated potassium channel subunit beta-4 produces the protein MARSRAAYEYTEAEDKSMRLGFLLIAAGLLSLLGLGCCWLRPALQERGGGGSANCTVLAVRQLGERFACTFSCGAACRGTARYPCLQVLVRTSRSSAPALLHEDERQLRTNPKCSYIPPCARDDQENSENVTYKQKYWKEKVGSQPFTCYFNQHLRPDDVMLKRTHDETVLLHCFLWPVVTFLVGVLIVVLTICAKSLAIRAEAIKKKKHL